The following are encoded in a window of Thermococcus sp. CX2 genomic DNA:
- the herA gene encoding DNA double-strand break repair helicase HerA, translating to MRIKEEAVGIVTGEATVSSFQFYAQPDADLKFGDFVVAKLCKEAKERNCRWSDDVEWVIGTIRGLKNINWLLSEGKSTYHSLQLDIREYGESIGENEALIVNVRVLGRVIINGERAEIVPNRVPIPNGNTVYRASSELLKAIYYGGPGFIEVGNLLLREDVPIYLNADELVSRHFAVLAVTGAGKSNTVAVLIGEITNRLRGTVVVLDPHGDYVKLRLPETGRKYVKLIEAKIMPEEMDSEELADLIEIASNATIQREFLAKAWETVKHENPTLGGRELIEALMSTITEWIMNRAAYFWDEGKESYITEELKSERIETLRGVVYRIRRFLRNYGSLLTSEDLIAQIEPGKANVIDLGPLDEGQMKVVVGKLLEKIFEARVDYEQARKNILRLREDLKENPNSKTAEEIKKFESTMRAIENKSPALAEPILIIVEEAHIFAPHGEHNDAVRILSRIAREGRKFGVGLGIVSQRPNKLNEDVLSQTNTKIILRIVNPKDQDYVLRASEQLSSDLLGDIASLGKGEAVIVGQAISLPALVKIHNFKALGGDYGGEDIGVVSRWKERAERERLEREKEKLYEEEEIEIDF from the coding sequence ATGCGGATTAAAGAAGAGGCCGTTGGAATAGTGACCGGTGAAGCGACCGTCAGCTCATTCCAGTTTTATGCTCAGCCCGATGCCGATTTGAAGTTCGGAGACTTCGTCGTTGCCAAGCTCTGTAAAGAAGCGAAGGAAAGAAACTGCCGCTGGAGCGATGATGTTGAGTGGGTCATTGGAACGATAAGGGGACTGAAGAACATAAACTGGCTCCTCAGCGAAGGGAAGAGCACCTACCACTCCCTCCAGCTGGACATAAGGGAGTACGGTGAGAGCATAGGCGAGAACGAGGCTCTGATAGTGAACGTCCGCGTGCTTGGAAGGGTCATCATAAACGGTGAGCGGGCGGAGATAGTCCCCAACCGCGTGCCGATACCGAACGGCAACACCGTCTACAGGGCCAGCTCCGAGCTCCTTAAGGCAATCTACTACGGCGGCCCTGGGTTCATCGAGGTCGGGAACCTTCTCCTGCGCGAGGACGTTCCCATATACCTCAACGCCGACGAGCTCGTCTCGAGGCACTTCGCGGTTTTAGCGGTTACTGGTGCGGGCAAATCAAACACTGTGGCGGTTCTCATAGGGGAGATAACCAACAGGCTCCGCGGAACGGTCGTGGTTCTTGACCCCCACGGCGACTACGTAAAGCTAAGGCTTCCTGAAACGGGCAGGAAATACGTCAAGCTAATAGAAGCCAAAATAATGCCCGAGGAGATGGACAGCGAGGAGCTGGCTGACCTAATCGAGATAGCGAGCAACGCGACAATACAGAGGGAGTTTTTAGCTAAAGCCTGGGAGACCGTCAAGCACGAAAACCCAACTCTCGGCGGAAGGGAGCTAATAGAGGCCCTTATGAGCACGATAACCGAGTGGATAATGAACCGCGCTGCTTATTTCTGGGACGAGGGGAAGGAGAGCTACATAACCGAGGAACTCAAGAGCGAGAGGATCGAAACGCTAAGGGGCGTCGTTTACAGGATAAGGCGCTTCCTGAGAAACTACGGCTCTCTACTAACGAGTGAGGATTTGATAGCCCAGATAGAGCCAGGAAAGGCCAACGTGATTGACCTCGGCCCGCTGGACGAGGGCCAGATGAAGGTCGTAGTTGGTAAACTCCTCGAGAAGATATTCGAAGCAAGGGTCGACTACGAACAGGCCAGAAAGAACATCCTCCGCCTGAGAGAAGACCTGAAAGAGAACCCCAACTCAAAGACGGCGGAGGAAATTAAGAAGTTCGAGAGCACGATGAGGGCGATAGAGAACAAGAGCCCGGCTTTGGCTGAGCCCATACTCATCATAGTGGAGGAAGCGCATATCTTCGCGCCTCATGGTGAACACAACGACGCGGTGAGGATACTGAGCAGAATAGCGAGAGAGGGCAGGAAGTTCGGGGTGGGCCTTGGGATAGTAAGCCAGAGACCCAACAAGCTCAACGAGGATGTCCTCAGCCAGACCAACACAAAGATAATCCTCCGCATCGTCAATCCCAAGGATCAGGACTACGTCCTGAGGGCGAGCGAGCAGCTGAGTTCCGATTTGCTCGGAGATATAGCTTCCCTCGGCAAGGGTGAGGCCGTTATAGTAGGCCAAGCCATAAGCCTCCCGGCGCTCGTCAAGATACACAACTTCAAGGCCCTCGGCGGTGACTATGGTGGGGAAGACATAGGCGTCGTAAGCCGCTGGAAAGAAAGGGCAGAGCGTGAGAGGCTCGAGAGGGAGAAAGAAAAGCTGTACGAAGAAGAGGAGATTGAGATAGACTTCTGA
- the mre11 gene encoding DNA double-strand break repair protein Mre11, which produces MKFAHIADAHLGFEQYRLPYRAEEFTSSFREAIEKAVEERVDFILIAGDLFHQSRPSPETIKEAIEILNLPREMSIPVFAIEGNHDRTQRRISAYHLLESLGLLHLVGLREEKVENEYLTSERLGNKFLVKGIFDKGHQSIEIHGIKYMSAAWLERNKLSDIFKPKGDAILMLHQGIKELIERMVGLIPESQRDYFELKMEDLPKGYIYYALGHIHKNFETNYDIGKLVYPGSLQRWDFGDYEIRYRWDGRAFRAKAGSEKGFYIVEDFEPRFIPLEVRPFIDIKIEADEETAKREIKRLGAKIPGEAFVRLDLKWERPFDVSAFHELLKVRYVYIRTRFERKLRAGKPGELPKPEEYFLPVELKAIELTREKKFEAVDAVVELFLGEGWEERPKERAVEKPKDSREEKAEERTGKVDRKVEEGQDAPPKKVEKKDKPVKKPKKGADLLVWLGGEK; this is translated from the coding sequence ATGAAGTTCGCCCACATAGCGGACGCGCACCTGGGCTTTGAGCAGTACCGCCTTCCTTACAGGGCCGAGGAGTTCACCAGCTCCTTCAGGGAGGCAATAGAAAAGGCCGTTGAAGAGAGGGTGGATTTCATACTCATCGCTGGCGATCTTTTCCACCAGAGCAGACCCAGTCCGGAGACGATAAAGGAGGCCATAGAAATCCTGAACCTGCCAAGGGAAATGAGTATCCCAGTCTTCGCGATAGAGGGCAACCACGACAGAACCCAGAGGAGGATCTCCGCTTACCACCTTCTCGAAAGCCTTGGTCTGCTCCATCTCGTCGGCCTGCGCGAGGAGAAGGTCGAGAATGAATACCTAACCAGCGAGCGCCTTGGAAATAAGTTCCTCGTCAAGGGCATCTTTGATAAAGGCCATCAGAGCATTGAAATCCACGGGATAAAGTACATGAGCGCGGCCTGGCTCGAAAGGAATAAGCTGAGCGACATATTCAAGCCAAAGGGAGATGCAATCCTCATGCTCCACCAGGGCATCAAAGAGCTCATCGAGAGGATGGTGGGTTTAATCCCGGAGAGCCAGCGCGACTACTTCGAGCTGAAGATGGAGGACTTACCGAAGGGCTACATCTACTACGCCCTCGGCCACATCCACAAGAACTTCGAAACGAATTATGACATTGGAAAGCTCGTTTATCCGGGCTCACTCCAGCGCTGGGACTTCGGCGACTACGAGATAAGATACCGCTGGGACGGAAGGGCATTCAGGGCAAAGGCCGGAAGCGAGAAGGGGTTCTACATCGTCGAGGACTTCGAGCCGAGGTTCATCCCCCTGGAGGTAAGGCCCTTTATAGACATCAAGATAGAGGCGGATGAGGAAACTGCCAAGAGGGAAATCAAGAGGCTGGGCGCCAAGATACCGGGCGAGGCCTTCGTGAGACTTGACCTAAAGTGGGAAAGACCCTTCGATGTCTCGGCGTTCCACGAGCTCCTGAAGGTTCGCTACGTCTACATCAGGACGCGCTTCGAGAGGAAGCTCAGGGCTGGAAAGCCTGGAGAGCTCCCGAAGCCAGAGGAATACTTCCTTCCAGTGGAGCTTAAGGCGATAGAGCTAACTAGAGAGAAGAAGTTCGAAGCGGTTGATGCCGTTGTTGAGCTTTTCCTCGGTGAGGGCTGGGAGGAGAGGCCAAAGGAAAGGGCAGTTGAGAAGCCAAAAGATAGCAGGGAGGAAAAAGCCGAGGAAAGAACCGGGAAAGTTGATAGAAAGGTGGAAGAGGGACAAGACGCACCGCCAAAGAAAGTCGAAAAGAAGGATAAACCCGTCAAAAAGCCAAAGAAAGGGGCCGACCTTCTCGTGTGGCTCGGTGGTGAAAAATGA